A genome region from Armatimonadota bacterium includes the following:
- the mreD gene encoding rod shape-determining protein MreD: MKKYFWAIIMLIIAAAAQGNFPGWMTIFGAKPDLVLVVLIIYALSADPDFGTVLGFIAGLIQGSVVGLSLGSFIVTRTITGFLAGIVHKRLFSENPIVPMLSAVWLTLVCEGMFLLANPKPSFSNTIRTLLGECIYNAIFALLLYLFLRHLDTRRKIKLANARL; this comes from the coding sequence ATGAAGAAATATTTCTGGGCAATTATAATGCTCATAATTGCGGCTGCCGCACAGGGCAATTTTCCTGGGTGGATGACCATATTTGGCGCTAAACCCGACCTTGTCCTTGTTGTGCTTATCATCTATGCCCTGTCAGCCGACCCTGACTTTGGCACGGTGCTTGGTTTTATTGCGGGGCTTATCCAGGGATCGGTTGTTGGACTGAGCTTGGGGAGCTTTATTGTTACTCGCACAATTACCGGTTTCCTGGCCGGCATTGTTCATAAGCGGCTCTTCAGTGAAAATCCTATTGTGCCGATGCTTTCCGCCGTCTGGCTGACACTGGTATGTGAGGGCATGTTTCTTTTAGCAAACCCCAAGCCCAGCTTTTCCAATACGATCCGCACTCTGCTCGGCGAATGCATTTATAATGCCATCTTCGCACTTCTTCTGTATCTGTTCCTCAGGCACCTCGATACTCGCCGCAAAATAAAGCTTGCCAACGCAAGATTATAA
- the mreC gene encoding rod shape-determining protein MreC has translation MGRVAVLTFRPRSVILKENRQLRESVRRLTLENAALREAAEENIRLNAALGFQESSKIAMVAAEVVSHNESNWFDTATINVGTHSGIRQGSAVINHLGIIGQISEANPFTSQIVALTDSNSAIGAMVQRSRSSGMLYGQGTDYLVLAYLPKDSDIKLKDVVISSGMGGVLPKGLVVGRVLKVVRNSTAGTTSALIKPSVRFDEIEQVFVVKPGQTSTP, from the coding sequence AGGAAAACAGACAACTGCGTGAGAGCGTGAGGCGGCTGACATTGGAGAATGCTGCGCTGCGTGAGGCTGCTGAAGAGAATATAAGACTAAATGCTGCTTTAGGCTTTCAAGAATCATCAAAAATTGCAATGGTTGCTGCGGAGGTTGTCTCGCACAATGAGAGCAACTGGTTCGATACTGCAACCATTAATGTTGGAACGCACTCGGGTATTCGTCAAGGATCAGCTGTAATCAATCATCTTGGTATTATTGGACAGATATCCGAAGCCAATCCATTTACCTCACAAATTGTTGCCCTCACAGATTCAAACAGCGCCATCGGCGCGATGGTTCAGCGTTCAAGAAGTTCGGGCATGCTTTATGGACAGGGCACTGATTATCTTGTCTTGGCATATCTGCCAAAAGATTCAGATATAAAGCTTAAGGATGTGGTTATTTCATCGGGCATGGGTGGAGTGCTCCCGAAAGGGCTTGTTGTTGGGCGAGTGTTGAAAGTGGTGCGAAACTCGACAGCAGGCACGACCTCCGCGCTCATAAAGCCAAGCGTGCGCTTTGACGAAATTGAGCAAGTTTTTGTTGTTAAACCTGGACAGACTTCTACACCATGA